Proteins from a single region of Rhodobacteraceae bacterium LMO-JJ12:
- a CDS encoding hydroxymethylglutaryl-CoA reductase, degradative: MASSRIPGFHNLSRADRLARLAETSGLTTDDLAHLEASAAHDGDLADNLSENVISVMAVPLGVATNMIVDGRDVLVPMATEESSVIAAVCNGALACRNTDGVTTEADEPQMIAQVQITGLANLETAQSEVLTHRDEITDLCNGCDPMLLKLGGGFRDLEVRIAGPFVVVHLIIDVRDAMGANTVNTMAEKLAPKLEAWTGGKAGLRILSNLADRRLVRAHALWRADEIGADMVDGILSAWEFAAHDPYRAATHNKGIMNGISAVALATGNDSRALEAGAHAFAAKDGYGPLTRYSKTPEGDLLGEIELPMPVGIVGGATRVHPTAQACLRIMGATTGDRLARVTAAVGLIQNFSALRALAGEGIQRGHMGLHARNVAIAAGARGKEIDRVAAAMIEAGEIREDAARVLLDG; the protein is encoded by the coding sequence ATGGCATCATCCCGCATTCCCGGCTTTCACAATCTTTCACGCGCTGACCGGCTCGCGCGCCTGGCCGAGACGTCCGGTCTCACGACCGATGATCTCGCTCATCTCGAAGCCAGCGCCGCCCATGACGGTGATCTCGCCGATAATCTGAGCGAAAATGTCATCTCGGTCATGGCCGTTCCCTTGGGCGTGGCAACTAACATGATCGTCGACGGGCGCGATGTTCTGGTGCCAATGGCAACCGAGGAAAGCTCGGTCATCGCCGCCGTTTGCAACGGCGCGCTGGCCTGTCGCAACACCGACGGCGTGACAACAGAGGCCGACGAACCGCAGATGATTGCTCAGGTCCAGATCACGGGCCTTGCCAATCTCGAAACGGCCCAGTCCGAAGTGCTGACACACCGCGACGAAATCACCGATCTCTGCAACGGCTGCGACCCCATGCTGTTGAAACTCGGCGGCGGTTTTCGCGATCTTGAGGTGCGCATCGCCGGGCCATTCGTCGTGGTGCATCTGATTATCGATGTGCGTGACGCAATGGGCGCCAACACGGTCAACACTATGGCGGAAAAGCTCGCTCCCAAGCTCGAAGCCTGGACCGGTGGCAAGGCGGGTCTGCGCATCCTGTCAAACCTCGCCGACCGTCGGCTGGTGCGCGCCCACGCGCTCTGGCGCGCTGATGAGATCGGCGCCGACATGGTCGATGGCATCCTGTCGGCTTGGGAATTTGCCGCCCACGATCCCTATCGCGCCGCAACCCATAACAAGGGCATCATGAATGGCATCTCTGCCGTGGCGCTGGCCACCGGCAATGACAGCCGCGCGCTCGAAGCCGGGGCGCATGCCTTTGCCGCCAAGGACGGCTACGGGCCGCTCACCCGCTACTCCAAAACACCCGAAGGCGATTTGTTGGGCGAAATCGAATTGCCCATGCCGGTCGGAATTGTCGGCGGCGCCACGCGGGTACATCCGACGGCACAGGCCTGTCTCAGGATCATGGGGGCCACGACCGGCGACCGTCTGGCGCGGGTGACGGCGGCGGTCGGGCTGATCCAGAACTTCTCGGCCCTGCGCGCGCTGGCGGGCGAAGGCATTCAGCGCGGCCATATGGGCCTGCATGCCCGCAATGTCGCCATCGCCGCCGGAGCGCGCGGCAAGGAGATTGACCGGGTTGCCGCGGCGATGATCGAAGCAGGCGAGATCCGCGAAGATGCGGCGCGCGTGCTGCTCGACGGCTGA
- the prpE gene encoding propionate-CoA ligase PrpE → MGYREIYAAWKADPESFWLEQAKAIDWDVAPTKALFDKGNNLYEWFADAKCNTCWNAVDRHVENGRAEQTAVIYDSPITGRKEHITFAELKTRVANLAGALRAKGVEKGDRVVIYMPMVPQALEAMLACGRIGAIHSVVFGGFAANELAVRIDDAKPKAIIAASCGLEPGRVVKYKPLIDGAIDLAKHKPEFTLILQREEERAELIEGRDFDWYAAQEGVTPADCLPVEGNHPSYILYTSGTTGAPKGVIRHTAGQLVALNWTMKSIYNVDPGDVFWAASDVGWVVGHSYIAYAPLIHGNTTIVFEGKPVGTPDAGTFWRVISEHKVKSFFTAPTAFRAVKREDPKGEFIQKYDLSDLNAIYLAGERADPDTIVWTQKMTGKPVYDHWWQTETGWTIAGNPVGIEPLPVKLGSPTVAMPGYDVQILDEGGHPMKPGELGAIAVKLPLPPGTLPNLWNAEDRFQKSYLSHFPGYYETGDAGMIDEDGYLYIMARTDDVINVAGHRLSTGGMEEVLADHPDVAECAVIGVTDQLKGQLPVGFICLTSGVDRPHDEIKAEVVKMVRDKIGPVAAFKLVVVVDRLPKTRSGKILRATMVSIADGSDWKMPATIDDPAVLEEIAEALQGIGYAT, encoded by the coding sequence ATGGGATACCGCGAAATCTATGCCGCCTGGAAAGCCGACCCTGAATCGTTCTGGCTGGAGCAGGCCAAGGCGATTGATTGGGACGTAGCACCAACAAAGGCGCTCTTTGACAAGGGCAACAACCTTTACGAATGGTTCGCCGACGCCAAGTGTAACACCTGCTGGAACGCGGTTGACCGCCACGTTGAAAATGGCCGCGCCGAGCAAACAGCGGTTATCTATGACAGCCCGATCACCGGCCGCAAGGAACACATCACCTTCGCCGAGCTGAAAACCCGCGTCGCAAACCTTGCCGGAGCACTTCGCGCCAAAGGCGTTGAAAAAGGCGACCGCGTGGTGATCTATATGCCGATGGTGCCCCAGGCGCTTGAGGCGATGCTGGCCTGTGGGCGTATCGGCGCAATCCATTCCGTGGTGTTCGGCGGCTTTGCCGCCAACGAGCTGGCCGTTCGGATCGACGACGCCAAGCCCAAGGCGATCATAGCCGCCTCCTGCGGGCTAGAGCCGGGTCGCGTGGTGAAATACAAACCGCTGATCGACGGTGCCATTGATCTCGCCAAGCACAAACCCGAATTCACCCTGATCCTGCAACGCGAGGAAGAGCGCGCCGAGCTGATCGAGGGCCGCGATTTCGATTGGTATGCGGCGCAAGAAGGCGTCACACCCGCCGATTGCCTTCCCGTCGAGGGCAATCACCCCTCCTATATCCTCTACACCTCCGGCACCACCGGCGCACCCAAGGGGGTGATCCGCCATACCGCGGGGCAACTCGTCGCGCTGAACTGGACGATGAAGAGCATCTACAACGTCGATCCCGGCGATGTGTTCTGGGCCGCCTCCGATGTCGGTTGGGTCGTCGGGCACAGTTATATCGCCTACGCGCCGCTGATCCACGGCAACACCACCATCGTGTTCGAAGGCAAGCCCGTCGGCACCCCCGATGCGGGCACCTTCTGGCGGGTGATCTCTGAACATAAGGTCAAGAGCTTCTTCACCGCACCCACCGCCTTCCGCGCCGTGAAACGCGAAGACCCCAAGGGCGAATTTATCCAGAAATATGATCTGAGCGATCTCAACGCGATCTATCTCGCGGGCGAGCGTGCCGACCCCGATACCATCGTCTGGACCCAGAAAATGACCGGCAAACCGGTCTATGACCACTGGTGGCAGACCGAAACCGGCTGGACCATCGCGGGCAACCCTGTGGGGATCGAACCCCTGCCGGTCAAACTCGGAAGCCCAACCGTGGCGATGCCCGGCTATGATGTGCAGATCTTGGACGAAGGCGGCCACCCGATGAAACCGGGCGAACTTGGCGCGATTGCGGTCAAGCTGCCGCTACCGCCCGGCACGCTGCCCAACCTGTGGAATGCCGAGGACCGCTTCCAGAAAAGCTATCTCAGCCATTTCCCAGGCTACTATGAAACCGGTGATGCCGGGATGATCGACGAAGACGGTTATCTCTACATCATGGCGCGCACCGACGATGTGATCAACGTCGCCGGGCATCGCCTCTCGACTGGCGGCATGGAAGAGGTTTTGGCCGATCACCCCGACGTGGCCGAATGCGCCGTCATCGGCGTGACAGATCAGCTCAAGGGCCAATTGCCGGTCGGTTTCATCTGTCTCACCTCGGGGGTTGATCGCCCGCATGACGAGATCAAGGCCGAAGTGGTGAAAATGGTCCGTGACAAGATCGGCCCGGTGGCCGCCTTCAAGCTGGTCGTGGTGGTGGATCGCCTGCCCAAAACACGCTCGGGCAAGATCCTGCGCGCCACGATGGTGTCAATCGCCGACGGCTCGGACTGGAAAATGCCCGCAACGATCGACGACCCGGCAGTGTTGGAAGAGATCGCCGAGGCGCTGCAAGGCATCGGTTACGCGACCTAG
- a CDS encoding aminotransferase class V-fold PLP-dependent enzyme: MPMISDDLLEAIRSRFAHVDSDPFQGERVFFENAGGALTLKAVVETSAFYAAIPDNQGRDNVASHALVKVIEKARADMAELMNVRSGQFFVGESGTELLFRLISAACLGRGPGRVLGSTLEHPASRSAAARWAGIAGQTHVLVKHDDSTGTVGVEHYLPEITEDTVVATILHTSPVTGMSVDAAKIVAAIRAESPECLIIVDGIQHAAHGRIDLTELDVDGYVISPYKMFSRHGYGLAWISDRLAALPHNNLLKGPEKNWEMGTRDTGAYATFSDVVDYLDWLGGEVSNAQDRVARIKAAGAAIHGHEKRLTDAMLHGLNNLPGLAQMPGVQIIGGIDNPAREGLVSFHVQGVASTDVVARLNNEGIRTHVRKADHYSGNVLDPLGLDGCIRVSLCHYNSRAEVARFLAVMKEMVN; encoded by the coding sequence ATGCCTATGATTTCAGACGATCTTCTTGAGGCGATCCGGTCGCGGTTTGCACATGTCGACAGCGATCCCTTTCAGGGCGAGCGGGTATTTTTTGAGAATGCTGGCGGTGCGCTGACGTTGAAAGCCGTGGTAGAAACCTCAGCCTTTTACGCCGCTATTCCCGACAATCAGGGACGCGACAACGTTGCCAGCCATGCGCTGGTAAAGGTGATCGAAAAGGCCCGCGCGGATATGGCCGAACTGATGAATGTGCGCAGTGGGCAGTTCTTTGTCGGCGAAAGCGGGACCGAACTTCTTTTCCGCCTTATTTCAGCCGCTTGTCTGGGCCGCGGGCCGGGGCGTGTTCTGGGCTCAACGCTTGAACATCCCGCTTCACGCAGTGCCGCCGCGCGCTGGGCCGGGATCGCCGGGCAGACGCATGTGCTTGTAAAACATGACGATTCTACTGGTACGGTTGGTGTTGAGCATTACCTTCCTGAGATCACTGAGGATACGGTTGTCGCAACGATTCTGCATACCTCTCCGGTTACCGGGATGAGCGTGGACGCGGCCAAAATCGTAGCGGCGATTCGGGCCGAGTCGCCTGAATGCCTTATAATCGTTGATGGTATCCAGCACGCCGCCCATGGGCGGATCGACCTGACGGAACTGGACGTCGATGGGTATGTGATTTCGCCCTATAAAATGTTCTCGCGCCATGGTTACGGGTTGGCGTGGATATCTGATAGGTTGGCCGCACTGCCGCATAATAACCTCTTGAAAGGACCGGAGAAAAACTGGGAGATGGGTACCCGGGATACGGGCGCATATGCGACGTTTTCCGATGTGGTGGACTATCTGGATTGGCTTGGCGGCGAAGTGTCCAACGCCCAAGACCGCGTCGCGCGCATCAAGGCTGCGGGGGCCGCGATACATGGTCACGAGAAACGCCTCACTGATGCCATGTTGCATGGGTTGAACAACCTGCCCGGGCTGGCGCAAATGCCCGGTGTGCAGATTATCGGGGGCATCGACAACCCGGCGCGTGAAGGTCTGGTTTCCTTTCATGTTCAAGGGGTTGCCTCAACCGACGTGGTGGCACGTCTGAACAATGAGGGTATCCGCACCCATGTTCGCAAAGCCGATCATTACTCTGGGAATGTGCTTGATCCGCTGGGGCTTGATGGCTGCATCCGGGTTTCGCTTTGTCACTACAACAGCCGTGCCGAGGTGGCCCGGTTCCTGGCGGTGATGAAAGAAATGGTAAACTGA
- a CDS encoding serine hydroxymethyltransferase encodes MSNPGFFTEELASRDPEIFDAIEKELGRQRDEIELIASENIVSSAVMQAQGSVMTNKYAEGYPGRRYYGGCEFVDIAENLAIERAKALFGCDFANVQPNSGSQANQGVYQALLQPGDTILGMSLDAGGHLTHGARPNQSGKWFNAVQYGVRRQDNLLDYDQVEALAKEHSPKLIIAGGSAIPRQIDFARMREIADMVGALLHVDMAHFAGLVAAGEHPSPFPHAHVVTTTTHKTLRGPRGGMILTNDADIAKKVNSAIFPGIQGGPLMHVIAAKAVAFGEALRPDFKDYAKAVIANAQAMGDQLMKGGLDLVTGGTDTHVLLVDLRPKGVKGNATEKALERAHITCNKNGVPFDPEKPTVTSGVRLGSPAGTTRGFGTTEFRQIADWIIEVVDGLAENGEEGNGAVEARVKTEVAQLCARFPLYPEL; translated from the coding sequence ATGTCCAACCCCGGCTTTTTTACCGAAGAGCTTGCCAGCCGCGACCCCGAAATTTTCGACGCAATCGAGAAGGAACTGGGCCGCCAACGCGACGAGATCGAACTGATCGCCAGCGAGAACATCGTCTCCTCCGCCGTGATGCAGGCGCAAGGGTCGGTGATGACCAACAAATACGCCGAAGGTTATCCCGGGCGGCGCTACTATGGTGGCTGTGAATTCGTTGATATTGCAGAGAATTTGGCGATTGAGCGGGCAAAGGCGTTGTTTGGCTGTGACTTTGCCAATGTGCAACCCAACTCGGGAAGTCAGGCAAATCAGGGCGTCTATCAGGCGCTCTTGCAGCCCGGTGACACGATCCTCGGGATGAGCCTTGATGCAGGTGGGCACCTGACCCATGGTGCGCGCCCCAACCAGTCGGGCAAGTGGTTCAACGCTGTGCAATATGGCGTGCGCAGGCAGGACAATCTGCTGGATTACGATCAGGTCGAAGCGCTGGCCAAAGAACATTCTCCCAAACTGATTATCGCCGGCGGGTCGGCCATTCCGCGTCAGATTGATTTTGCCCGGATGCGCGAGATTGCTGATATGGTCGGTGCGCTTTTGCATGTCGATATGGCACATTTCGCGGGTCTTGTGGCGGCGGGCGAACACCCCAGCCCATTCCCGCATGCCCATGTTGTCACAACGACAACGCACAAGACGCTGCGCGGCCCACGCGGCGGTATGATCCTTACCAATGACGCGGATATCGCCAAGAAGGTGAATTCGGCGATTTTCCCCGGTATTCAGGGCGGTCCCCTGATGCATGTGATCGCCGCCAAGGCCGTGGCCTTTGGCGAGGCGCTGCGCCCCGATTTCAAGGATTACGCCAAGGCGGTGATCGCCAATGCGCAGGCAATGGGTGATCAGTTGATGAAAGGCGGGCTTGATCTCGTCACCGGCGGCACCGACACCCATGTTTTGTTGGTTGATCTGCGGCCCAAAGGGGTCAAGGGCAATGCCACCGAAAAGGCTCTGGAGCGCGCGCACATCACTTGCAACAAGAATGGCGTTCCGTTTGACCCGGAGAAACCCACCGTGACAAGTGGTGTGCGGCTAGGCTCGCCCGCAGGCACGACGCGCGGCTTTGGAACGACCGAGTTCCGTCAGATTGCCGATTGGATCATTGAAGTGGTCGATGGGCTGGCGGAGAATGGCGAAGAGGGAAATGGCGCAGTGGAGGCCAGGGTAAAGACCGAGGTGGCGCAGCTCTGCGCGCGCTTCCCGCTTTATCCCGAACTGTGA
- a CDS encoding M50 family metallopeptidase: MIAALQRHWPLLALTVVVVALWSTPVLLPLKILVVFLHELSHLIAVLLTGGSVETLSITPHQGGAVLSRGGNRFLTLSSGYLGSLLIGLGLIWAALQSRADRWVVAGLGTLLLVVAAIYVREPFALIFCLGAGALLLGIARFLPHGPNDFALRLIGLTSIIYVPLDIFSDTLARAHLRSDARILAEEFGGATVLWGAIWLGLSVVAIAIALRALLR, encoded by the coding sequence ATGATCGCGGCTCTGCAACGCCACTGGCCGCTTCTGGCCCTGACGGTTGTCGTGGTGGCGCTCTGGTCGACGCCGGTGCTCTTGCCGCTAAAAATTCTCGTCGTCTTCCTGCACGAATTATCACATCTTATCGCGGTTCTTCTAACGGGTGGCAGTGTCGAAACCCTGTCGATCACCCCGCACCAGGGCGGTGCCGTTCTATCGCGCGGCGGCAACCGGTTTCTCACGCTGTCGTCGGGTTATCTCGGCTCGCTCCTCATTGGACTAGGTCTGATTTGGGCCGCACTGCAAAGTCGAGCCGACCGCTGGGTGGTGGCCGGGTTGGGTACATTGCTCCTCGTCGTCGCGGCAATTTATGTGCGCGAACCCTTTGCTTTGATATTCTGTCTCGGCGCGGGTGCGCTCCTGCTTGGAATAGCGCGTTTCCTGCCACACGGGCCCAATGACTTTGCATTGCGACTGATTGGCCTCACGTCGATAATCTATGTCCCGCTCGACATCTTCTCGGACACCTTGGCACGCGCCCACCTGCGCTCGGACGCGCGGATCCTGGCCGAAGAATTCGGCGGGGCCACTGTGCTCTGGGGCGCAATCTGGCTCGGGCTGAGCGTGGTGGCAATCGCAATCGCCCTGCGCGCACTCTTACGGTGA
- a CDS encoding AraC family transcriptional regulator, whose amino-acid sequence MTTPETYPIGPQIAQTAQVLGLDIARILARAGLPADYFDYDQRGVTAERFFAILRAVEAEAKHPDLSLYLGRIMARGPMLPAIHGFASSPDIATGFDRLAVFKPLVAPIRLNSKRDNVGLTLSWNPPPGIAFSAGFAFFELVYFLELCRSFTGEHIVPLSIGAPSHDTPTLRDYFGVASHIAPTPELRLSNADANRRMIFANNAQYQMIAADLHQQLKARTHPLPMTTRVQRTLVDILPAGAATVDAVCTHLAMSRRSLQRKLKEEGENFQSVLEATRSELSMHYLKRADLSVQEISYLLAYRDPNSFYRAFQGWTGMTPGQARASLE is encoded by the coding sequence ATGACCACGCCCGAGACCTACCCTATCGGCCCCCAGATAGCCCAGACAGCTCAGGTGCTCGGCCTCGACATCGCCCGAATTCTGGCGCGGGCCGGGCTGCCCGCAGATTACTTCGATTACGATCAGCGCGGCGTAACCGCCGAGCGATTCTTCGCGATTCTGCGCGCCGTCGAAGCCGAGGCAAAACACCCCGACCTTTCGCTCTATCTGGGGCGGATCATGGCGCGAGGACCAATGCTGCCGGCGATTCATGGCTTTGCCTCAAGCCCAGATATCGCAACCGGTTTCGACCGGTTGGCGGTGTTCAAACCGCTCGTGGCCCCTATTCGGCTCAACTCGAAACGTGACAACGTCGGCCTCACGCTAAGTTGGAACCCACCGCCCGGCATCGCTTTTTCAGCCGGTTTTGCATTTTTCGAGCTGGTCTATTTCCTGGAACTCTGCCGCAGTTTCACCGGCGAACATATCGTGCCTTTGTCGATTGGCGCACCATCGCACGATACACCGACGCTGCGCGATTATTTTGGTGTCGCTTCCCATATCGCTCCGACACCGGAACTGCGCCTCTCAAATGCCGATGCGAACCGGCGAATGATTTTTGCCAACAACGCACAGTACCAGATGATCGCAGCCGATCTGCACCAACAGCTCAAAGCCCGCACCCACCCCCTGCCGATGACCACACGGGTGCAACGAACGCTGGTCGACATCCTACCCGCAGGGGCAGCAACGGTTGATGCAGTCTGCACGCATCTGGCGATGTCACGCCGATCACTCCAGCGCAAGCTGAAGGAAGAGGGCGAAAACTTCCAATCCGTTCTCGAGGCGACGCGTTCCGAACTATCAATGCACTATCTCAAACGCGCAGATCTGAGTGTTCAGGAGATCTCCTATCTGCTGGCGTATCGCGATCCCAATTCCTTCTATCGCGCCTTTCAGGGCTGGACCGGAATGACCCCCGGTCAGGCCCGAGCGAGTCTGGAATGA
- a CDS encoding NAD kinase, which produces MSLKIAFVASDAPVAQTARAALIGRYGNCDEAEADVIVALGGDGFMLHTLHRTQNMDASVYGMNRGTVGFLMNEYAEANLPERLAAAEEAVINPLSMRATRSDGSVHEALAINEVSLLRMGPQTAKLKIIVDGRLRMEELVCDGALVSTPAGSTAYNYSAHGPILPIGSEVLALTAIAPFRPRRWRGALLPKTAEVRIEVQDPEKRPVMAHADSRAVLYVQTVQIRSEPSISHHLLFDPGHGLEERLLREQFV; this is translated from the coding sequence ATGAGCCTGAAAATCGCCTTTGTCGCCTCGGACGCGCCCGTCGCCCAAACCGCCCGCGCGGCGTTGATAGGGCGCTATGGCAATTGCGACGAGGCCGAGGCGGATGTGATCGTGGCACTGGGCGGTGATGGGTTCATGCTACACACGTTACACCGCACGCAGAATATGGATGCCTCGGTCTATGGAATGAACCGCGGCACCGTTGGCTTCTTGATGAATGAATACGCCGAAGCCAACCTGCCTGAACGGCTGGCAGCGGCAGAAGAAGCCGTGATCAATCCGCTGTCGATGCGCGCCACCCGCAGCGATGGGTCGGTGCATGAGGCTTTGGCGATCAACGAGGTTTCGCTTTTGAGAATGGGGCCGCAGACGGCCAAGCTGAAGATCATCGTGGATGGGCGGCTTCGGATGGAAGAATTGGTCTGCGATGGTGCGCTGGTGTCTACGCCAGCAGGTTCCACAGCCTATAATTATTCGGCACACGGTCCTATTCTGCCAATCGGCTCGGAGGTTCTGGCGCTCACCGCGATTGCGCCGTTTCGGCCGCGGCGCTGGCGTGGGGCGCTGTTACCCAAGACGGCGGAGGTGCGCATCGAAGTGCAAGACCCGGAAAAACGCCCGGTGATGGCACATGCGGATTCGCGCGCGGTGCTTTACGTGCAGACCGTGCAGATCCGCTCGGAGCCGTCCATCTCTCACCATTTGCTGTTTGATCCCGGCCACGGGCTGGAAGAGCGTCTGCTTCGCGAACAATTCGTCTGA
- a CDS encoding (2Fe-2S)-binding protein: MQIKVDGTMHEVDVEGDMPLLWVLRDELGIKGVKYGCGIAQCGACTVHIDGEAVKSCQVFAEDVTGEVTTIEGLGAGAALHAVQEAWIEHQVAQCGYCQSGQIMLAAGFLAETPEPTDAEIDEAMSANLCRCGTYPRIREAVKSAATRLRESTQ; this comes from the coding sequence ATGCAGATCAAAGTGGACGGCACAATGCATGAGGTGGATGTCGAAGGCGACATGCCGCTTTTGTGGGTGCTGCGGGACGAGTTGGGCATCAAGGGTGTCAAATATGGTTGTGGTATCGCGCAATGCGGTGCCTGCACGGTGCATATTGATGGTGAGGCAGTGAAGTCCTGTCAGGTGTTTGCCGAGGATGTGACAGGCGAGGTGACAACCATCGAAGGGTTGGGAGCCGGGGCCGCGCTTCATGCTGTGCAAGAAGCCTGGATCGAACATCAGGTGGCGCAATGTGGCTATTGCCAGAGCGGCCAGATCATGTTGGCTGCCGGGTTTCTGGCCGAGACACCCGAGCCGACGGACGCCGAGATTGATGAGGCGATGAGCGCCAATCTCTGCCGCTGTGGCACGTATCCGCGCATCCGCGAGGCGGTGAAATCCGCTGCGACCCGTTTGAGGGAGAGCACACAATGA